A part of Thermus oshimai DSM 12092 genomic DNA contains:
- a CDS encoding glycosyltransferase family 4 protein has protein sequence MIWERLGIAEPAGTGWLSVLFVFLVALLTTWRFIPPVRRFALKVGWADQPNERRLNKEPLPNAGGLAVYAGVVVALVLAAALRPILVEGVLIQVLAILLGGAWLVLVGFIDDQFGLPPLFRLLVQTLSALLLVAVGVRFETAFGTPLDPLLGVFLTWLWVVGITNALNLMDGLDGLAGGIAFISAMSLLAVSAQFPYWAAGTLLLAALAGGALGFLRHNLHPSRIILGDAGAYFLGYTLAATALLGNLKLTTFLGLLPPALFLLLPILDTAQVVVRRLLEGKNPLSTPGKDHLHHRLLARGLSQRRVAFLLWGLALLFNLLAMAYLRMPWEAILATLLAILLGLGWVTYRRLRALLREVE, from the coding sequence ATGATCTGGGAACGCCTGGGGATCGCGGAGCCGGCGGGTACGGGCTGGCTTTCCGTGCTCTTCGTCTTCCTGGTGGCCCTCCTCACCACCTGGCGCTTCATCCCCCCCGTGCGCCGCTTCGCCCTGAAGGTGGGCTGGGCGGACCAGCCCAATGAGCGGCGCCTGAACAAGGAGCCCCTGCCCAACGCCGGGGGGCTTGCGGTCTACGCCGGGGTGGTGGTGGCCCTGGTCCTGGCCGCGGCCCTAAGGCCCATCCTGGTGGAGGGGGTCCTCATCCAGGTCCTGGCCATCCTCCTGGGGGGGGCGTGGCTCGTCCTGGTGGGCTTTATCGACGACCAGTTCGGCCTGCCGCCCCTCTTCCGCCTCCTGGTGCAGACCCTTTCCGCCCTCCTCCTGGTGGCGGTGGGCGTGCGCTTTGAGACCGCCTTCGGCACCCCCCTGGACCCCCTCCTGGGGGTCTTCCTCACCTGGCTTTGGGTGGTGGGGATCACCAACGCCTTAAACCTCATGGACGGCCTGGACGGGCTTGCGGGGGGCATCGCCTTCATCAGCGCCATGAGCCTCCTGGCGGTGAGCGCCCAGTTCCCCTACTGGGCCGCGGGGACCCTCCTCCTCGCCGCCTTGGCGGGGGGCGCCTTGGGCTTCCTGAGGCACAACCTCCACCCGAGCCGCATCATCCTGGGGGACGCGGGGGCCTACTTCCTGGGCTACACCCTGGCGGCCACGGCCCTCCTCGGGAACCTCAAGCTCACCACCTTCTTAGGCCTCCTTCCCCCAGCCCTCTTCCTCCTCCTCCCCATCCTGGACACCGCCCAGGTGGTGGTGCGAAGGCTTTTAGAGGGCAAAAACCCCCTTTCCACCCCGGGGAAGGACCACCTGCACCACCGCCTCCTGGCCCGGGGGCTTTCCCAAAGGCGGGTGGCCTTCCTCCTTTGGGGGCTGGCCCTCCTCTTCAACCTCCTGGCCATGGCCTACCTAAGGATGCCCTGGGAGGCCATCCTGGCCACCCTGCTGGCCATCCTCCTGGGCCTGGGCTGGGTCACCTACCGGCGGCTTAGGGCCCTTCTGCGGGAGGTAGAATAG
- the upp gene encoding uracil phosphoribosyltransferase, with protein MKITLVDHPLVQHKLAHLRDKSTGPKDFRELAEEIAMLMAYEAMRDLELEERVVETPVAPARVRVLSGKKLALVAILRAGLVMVEGILKLVPHARVGHIGLYRDPESLSPVQYYAKLPPDIAERRVFLLDPMLATGGSASHALRLLKDKGATGVKLMCLIAAPEGLERIAKDHPETEVVVAAIDERLNEHGYIVPGLGDAGDRIYGTK; from the coding sequence ATGAAGATCACCCTGGTGGACCACCCCCTGGTCCAACACAAGCTGGCCCACCTCCGGGACAAGAGCACAGGCCCCAAGGACTTCCGGGAGCTGGCCGAGGAGATCGCCATGCTCATGGCCTACGAGGCCATGCGGGACCTGGAGCTAGAGGAACGGGTGGTGGAAACCCCCGTGGCCCCGGCCCGGGTGCGGGTGCTCTCGGGGAAGAAGCTCGCCCTGGTGGCCATCCTGCGGGCGGGGCTTGTCATGGTGGAGGGGATCCTCAAGCTGGTGCCCCACGCCCGGGTGGGGCACATCGGCCTCTACCGGGACCCCGAGTCCCTAAGCCCGGTGCAGTACTACGCCAAGCTCCCCCCGGACATCGCCGAGCGTCGGGTCTTCCTCTTAGACCCCATGCTGGCCACGGGGGGAAGCGCCAGCCACGCCCTAAGGCTCCTCAAGGACAAGGGGGCCACGGGGGTCAAGCTCATGTGCCTCATCGCCGCCCCGGAGGGCCTGGAGCGCATCGCCAAGGACCACCCCGAGACCGAGGTGGTGGTGGCGGCCATTGACGAGAGGCTCAACGAGCACGGCTACATCGTGCCGGGGCTGGGGGACGCGGGGGACCGCATCTACGGGACGAAATGA